In the Callospermophilus lateralis isolate mCalLat2 chromosome 19, mCalLat2.hap1, whole genome shotgun sequence genome, CTCCTGAGAAGAGCCGGCCCCGGGACACAGCCAGTGCAGTCACACTACCCTGGTGGCGCAGTAGGGTCTGGGTGCAGATCATATTATCCATACTCCAGACCTGGGGGGCACAGGGGATGTGAGGGCCCACCCAAGCCCAGACATCTTCCCTCTGCACCTCCTGTTGCTACTGGGCCGGGATGTACCCTGAGGGACCGGTCATAGGATGCACTGAAGACTTTGGTCTGGTCTGGTGTCGAGATGACTGCCAGGGCATAGACGGTTCCCACATGGCCTGTTAGGGTCCGCACCTGCTCCTTGGACTCGATGTCCCATACCTGAAGGGGGGTATGGGACAGGCACAGGCAGTCAGAGAGATCCAGAATGAGGAGAAGAATGGCCCTGAGTCAAACCTGCCCCTGGGTACTCAGCCCTTACATGGATGAGGTTCTCGTAGGTGCCACAGACAATGTGGTGATTCGTCACAGCGATGGAGTAGACACTACCACCAGATGTTTGTAGGACGTGGATGCAGTCGAGGGTCCGGATGTCCCAGATCTATGGGCAATTGTTCCCACTTGGTCCAGGCCAGGAGCCTCACCCCCAAGGTCTCTGAAGCTCAGATACTAAGGCAGCCTGCCCACCCACCCAGGGTGTGTACAACTGTAGGGGCAGGATAGAAGGAATGCTCAGGGATGGCCTTGCCAACAGGGGGTAGCCTGGCACACCTTGATTGTCTGGTAGGAGCCACTGTACAAGTAGCTCTGGGCTGCCACCAGGGCCCGCACCCAGTGGTTGAGGCCTGTGAGCTCCTTCTTCAACTTTAATTCAGTACCCACGATGTCCCAGACCTGTGGGGATGGCTGTGAGCATAGGCTGGGTCAGTGCCCAGTGCCCTGATGCTGCACATGTGCACGCACACTCTTGCCTGTACCTTAATGGCCTTCAGGGAGCCACTGAAGAGCATGTTGTGAGaggacacaagtgtgcacacagggTTGTCATGGGCCCGGATGGTGTTCACCTTCTGCAGGTTCTGGATGTCCCACACCTAAGGTGGTAAAGGCAAGCCTTAGGACAGTCCTGCTGCGTGAAGCCTGGGCAGTGAGGTGGGAGCTGGGCCTCCTCTCCCCATGCCTCCCCCCACTGGCCCCACTCACAATGATAGTGCAATCTGCAGAGCCACTATAGAGCTTGCACCTGGGGAAGCAGAGCCAACAGGTGAGGGAGAGGGAAGGTGCCATCCTTTCTGACAATGCCCTGGCTAGGGCCAAGTGAACCAGCATCTTGGCCTGGTGCCAGAGCCTCTGCTGTTTCTGAACCATATCCAGTGTGTGgggaaccttggaagtggcagcctAGCCCCTGGTGCCTGCCTGGCAAGCATCTGATAGCCGAGCTGGGCAAGAGTCACCAGCCATTAGCCCCACTGCCAGGAAAACTGCTACAGCTAGTGACCGAGCACCTCTGCCTCTTGATACATACTCACACACATTAAGGCCCACACATGGCCTCCCAACGTGAGACCAGAAGTCAGGTCCAGAGAAAAGGCCCTCCCCCAGGGAAAAGGAGGTGGCCAGGAGATGCTCCATATCAGGGCCCTGGCTTGCTAGTGATGCTGATCTCTTGCCTCTGCCCTCTAGGTCTGGCCACCTAAGGTGCACCAGGGCTAGGGTCAGGATCTGTTGGGAGGCCAGTGCGCTAACACACAACTCTGGAGACAGAACCACCACCCAGGGATCCAGCACCACTCAGGGCTGAGGGTGCCCTAAGGTAGAACAGACACAGCCACACAGGCTGAGCTCATAGCCCATGGGGCCGCAGCAGTGCCTCTTGGTCAGTGGGCACACACATGCCTGGACTCACCCCTGGATGCAGAGAGCTAGCACAATGCCGTCATGGCCCTCTAGTGTCTTCTGGCATTTGTAGGTGGTACAGGTGTCCCATACCTGTAGAGACCAGGGTCAGAGTAGATCCAAGCAGGGTCAGCCCAGTGCCATGGGGTAGGATGGCAGGGTAAAGAAGCCAGCCATCTGGGGGAGAAGGCCCTGCCTGGGCAGGAACCCACCCACCTTGATGGTCTTGTCAGAGGAACCACTGAAGAGCAGGTCACCCATGGAGTAGACACAGAGACACCAGACAGGGCCCTGGTGGCCTACAAAGGTCCCTTTGCACTTGAAGATCTGCTGAGGGTCATAGGCTGCAGATGCAAGAAGCTGGTGAGGGACCCATGGGGGTCCAGGGAATAGTGTGTGGAAGCAGTAGGGGGCTATACTCACATCCTAGGATGCCCATGTTCAGCCTTGCGTTGATGTGGGACAGCTCATCCTATAAGGCCAAGAACAGAAGGGAGAGTGGTAAATGGAGCTGCCATGGCCTCTGGTGCAGTCATGGAGCCCCCCAGGCCTGGGCTGAGCAGGGGTGGCAGCAGCCCTCACCCAAATAGACTTCTAGCTCCAACTAATCGGAACAAAGGCCAGTAGGGGAGGCCTGCCTGCTGGGGCCCACCTTCCTGCATCTCACCCACCTGCATGCCCAGCCCACTCACATTCAACATGGATGCATCCCTCCGGAACTCCATGAGGTCCTCGCTGAGTTTGCTCTGATTTTCATCCAGGACATCTGCACAGCAGGAGAGAGGGTGTCACTGGCATCAAGAGCAGTAGCTGTACCCTGTACCCTCTGGGTTGGCCCTCACCAAACTTGAGCTCGAGGCTCTTCTCTAGCTGGTCAATCTTCTCAGAGAGCTTGCCCAGCATGGAGCGCAGGAAGGCTATCTCCTGGTCCTTTTGTGCCAGGGCCACATGCATCTCATGGAAGCGGTCATCTGTCTGCTGCAAGAACTCCTTCAGGCCCTCAAACCTGCATGTCTCTAGATGTGTCTCATATGTGTCCTGGTTCCCGATGAAGGTGCACCTGGGGGAACAGGACAGCTGCCCAATTGCCTGCCTGCCAGGACCCCTTCCCTGGCTTCTCTGACCCCAAGAATCCCTTAAGAATCCtcccctgggctggggatatggctcaagcggtagcgcgctcgcctggcatgcgtgcggcccgagttcgattctcagcaccacatacaaacaaagatgttgtgtccgccgagaactaaaaaataaatattaaaaaaaaaattctctctctctctctttaaaaaaaaaaaaaaaaaaaaaaaaaagaatcctcccCTGCTGTAGCCAACACACACCAGATTCAGCTGCTCTCCCACCTGCCTGACCTCCAGCACCCAGCAAGCTACTTCCTGAGAGAAATCCAATCATGCACCCGCAAAGCTCTTCAGTTTCCTCTCTCCCTGAAaataaaacccacagtgcttttGGTTTCCCTGCCCTGAAGAGCTGGGCTTCTCTGCCTCTTCTCCCACCCCACCTCTCTCTCTAGTGGCAACTCTAGTCATCTGCTCAAATCTACTCCTGTGTGCTCCCTCCCTGACATTCCAGATCCCCGACCCATCCAGTCCCCTGGGAACTCAGTCCCTCCAAGGCAGCTGGACCTCGGCTGTGATGACAGTCATCAGTGTCCTCGGGACCAGCACACAGGGGCTCTCAGCTGAGGTgtgctgaggaggaatgggacccCTACCTGTGCCCCCCCACTCACCCGTACTTGGAGTGAGGACACTTGATGTGCTCGCATTCTTTGAGGTGGGCTTCCAGGTTCATCTTGAGGAGGGGTGGGCAGCTAGGATTGTTGGGGCAGCGCACAGGCCTGTAGTCACAGCTGCCCTCGTGATCCCTGTACAAGAGTAGAACATGGGGCATGTGGGAGGTTAAGCTAGCCAGAGCCACATGGAGCCCCCA is a window encoding:
- the Traf7 gene encoding E3 ubiquitin-protein ligase TRAF7 isoform X3, with protein sequence METTFGPAFSAVTTITKADGTSTYKQHRRTPSSSSTLAYSPRDEEDSMPPISTPRRSDSAISVRSLHSESSMSLRSTFSLPEEEEEPEPLVFAEQPSVKLCCQLCCGVFKDPVITTCGHTFCRRCALKSEKCPVDNAKLTVVVNNIAVAEQIGELFIHCRHGCRVVGAGKPSVFEVDPRGCPFTIKLSARKDHEGSCDYRPVRCPNNPSCPPLLKMNLEAHLKECEHIKCPHSKYGCTFIGNQDTYETHLETCRFEGLKEFLQQTDDRFHEMHVALAQKDQEIAFLRSMLGKLSEKIDQLEKSLELKFDVLDENQSKLSEDLMEFRRDASMLNDELSHINARLNMGILGSYDPQQIFKCKGTFVGHQGPVWCLCVYSMGDLLFSGSSDKTIKVWDTCTTYKCQKTLEGHDGIVLALCIQGCKLYSGSADCTIIVWDIQNLQKVNTIRAHDNPVCTLVSSHNMLFSGSLKAIKVWDIVGTELKLKKELTGLNHWVRALVAAQSYLYSGSYQTIKIWDIRTLDCIHVLQTSGGSVYSIAVTNHHIVCGTYENLIHVWDIESKEQVRTLTGHVGTVYALAVISTPDQTKVFSASYDRSLRVWSMDNMICTQTLLRHQGSVTALAVSRGRLFSGAVDSTVKVWTC
- the Traf7 gene encoding E3 ubiquitin-protein ligase TRAF7 isoform X4; this translates as MALPLPGSRGRPPISTPRRSDSAISVRSLHSESSMSLRSTFSLPEEEEEPEPLVFAEQPSVKLCCQLCCGVFKDPVITTCGHTFCRRCALKSEKCPVDNAKLTVVVNNIAVAEQIGELFIHCRHGCRVVGAGKPSVFEVDPRGCPFTIKLSARKDHEGSCDYRPVRCPNNPSCPPLLKMNLEAHLKECEHIKCPHSKYGCTFIGNQDTYETHLETCRFEGLKEFLQQTDDRFHEMHVALAQKDQEIAFLRSMLGKLSEKIDQLEKSLELKFDVLDENQSKLSEDLMEFRRDASMLNDELSHINARLNMGILGSYDPQQIFKCKGTFVGHQGPVWCLCVYSMGDLLFSGSSDKTIKVWDTCTTYKCQKTLEGHDGIVLALCIQGCKLYSGSADCTIIVWDIQNLQKVNTIRAHDNPVCTLVSSHNMLFSGSLKAIKVWDIVGTELKLKKELTGLNHWVRALVAAQSYLYSGSYQTIKIWDIRTLDCIHVLQTSGGSVYSIAVTNHHIVCGTYENLIHVWDIESKEQVRTLTGHVGTVYALAVISTPDQTKVFSASYDRSLRVWSMDNMICTQTLLRHQGSVTALAVSRGRLFSGAVDSTVKVWTC
- the Traf7 gene encoding E3 ubiquitin-protein ligase TRAF7 isoform X2, producing MSSGKSARYNRFSGGPANLPSPDLSTGTRMETTFGPAFSAVTTITKADGTSTYKQHRRTPSSSSTLAYSPRDEEDSMPPISTPRRSDSAISVRSLHSESSMSLRSTFSLPEEEEEPEPLVFAEQPSVKLCCQLCCGVFKDPVITTCGHTFCRRCALKSEKCPVDNAKLTVVVNNIAVAEQIGELFIHCRHGCRVVGAGKPSVFEVDPRGCPFTIKLSARKDHEGSCDYRPVRCPNNPSCPPLLKMNLEAHLKECEHIKCPHSKCTFIGNQDTYETHLETCRFEGLKEFLQQTDDRFHEMHVALAQKDQEIAFLRSMLGKLSEKIDQLEKSLELKFDVLDENQSKLSEDLMEFRRDASMLNDELSHINARLNMGILGSYDPQQIFKCKGTFVGHQGPVWCLCVYSMGDLLFSGSSDKTIKVWDTCTTYKCQKTLEGHDGIVLALCIQGCKLYSGSADCTIIVWDIQNLQKVNTIRAHDNPVCTLVSSHNMLFSGSLKAIKVWDIVGTELKLKKELTGLNHWVRALVAAQSYLYSGSYQTIKIWDIRTLDCIHVLQTSGGSVYSIAVTNHHIVCGTYENLIHVWDIESKEQVRTLTGHVGTVYALAVISTPDQTKVFSASYDRSLRVWSMDNMICTQTLLRHQGSVTALAVSRGRLFSGAVDSTVKVWTC
- the Traf7 gene encoding E3 ubiquitin-protein ligase TRAF7 isoform X1, whose translation is MSSGKSARYNRFSGGPANLPSPDLSTGTRMETTFGPAFSAVTTITKADGTSTYKQHRRTPSSSSTLAYSPRDEEDSMPPISTPRRSDSAISVRSLHSESSMSLRSTFSLPEEEEEPEPLVFAEQPSVKLCCQLCCGVFKDPVITTCGHTFCRRCALKSEKCPVDNAKLTVVVNNIAVAEQIGELFIHCRHGCRVVGAGKPSVFEVDPRGCPFTIKLSARKDHEGSCDYRPVRCPNNPSCPPLLKMNLEAHLKECEHIKCPHSKYGCTFIGNQDTYETHLETCRFEGLKEFLQQTDDRFHEMHVALAQKDQEIAFLRSMLGKLSEKIDQLEKSLELKFDVLDENQSKLSEDLMEFRRDASMLNDELSHINARLNMGILGSYDPQQIFKCKGTFVGHQGPVWCLCVYSMGDLLFSGSSDKTIKVWDTCTTYKCQKTLEGHDGIVLALCIQGCKLYSGSADCTIIVWDIQNLQKVNTIRAHDNPVCTLVSSHNMLFSGSLKAIKVWDIVGTELKLKKELTGLNHWVRALVAAQSYLYSGSYQTIKIWDIRTLDCIHVLQTSGGSVYSIAVTNHHIVCGTYENLIHVWDIESKEQVRTLTGHVGTVYALAVISTPDQTKVFSASYDRSLRVWSMDNMICTQTLLRHQGSVTALAVSRGRLFSGAVDSTVKVWTC